One genomic window of Moorella glycerini includes the following:
- a CDS encoding YitT family protein, with product MRRKEWLDYLGITTGTLITALGLVLFLVPNKIAAGGVSGLATVLHYVFGWPVGLTMLALNIPLFLAGLKVLGWNFGLKTLYGTLMLSVFTDALTLWLHAPTANALLASIYGGLMSGVGLGVVFRSGGSTGGTDLAALLFGHFLHISSGVGLLLVDALVISLAGLTFNVELALYALLALILTSRAIDAIQEGSGYAKAAIIISDHAETIARQVMEQLDRGVTGLAGRGLYTRQEREVLLVVVQRSEVSRLKALVAAIDPRAFVIVSNIHEVLGEGFRQWRR from the coding sequence GTGCGGCGCAAAGAATGGCTTGACTACCTGGGCATTACAACCGGCACCTTGATTACCGCCCTGGGACTGGTGCTTTTCCTGGTTCCCAATAAAATTGCCGCCGGCGGCGTCAGCGGCCTGGCCACGGTGCTCCATTATGTCTTCGGCTGGCCGGTAGGCCTGACCATGCTGGCCCTCAATATCCCCCTTTTCCTGGCCGGGCTGAAAGTCCTGGGCTGGAATTTTGGCCTCAAGACCCTCTACGGTACCCTTATGCTTTCCGTATTTACCGATGCCCTCACCCTGTGGCTCCATGCGCCCACGGCCAATGCCCTGCTGGCCTCTATTTACGGCGGCCTCATGAGCGGTGTGGGGCTGGGAGTTGTTTTCCGCTCCGGCGGGAGCACCGGTGGTACCGACCTGGCGGCCCTCCTCTTTGGCCATTTTCTCCATATCAGCTCCGGGGTGGGCTTGCTCCTGGTTGATGCCCTGGTAATCAGCCTGGCGGGCCTGACCTTTAATGTAGAACTGGCCCTGTATGCCCTGCTGGCCCTAATTTTAACCAGCCGGGCCATTGATGCCATCCAGGAGGGCAGCGGCTATGCCAAGGCAGCTATCATCATTTCCGACCATGCCGAAACCATAGCCCGGCAGGTAATGGAGCAGCTGGATCGCGGCGTAACCGGCCTGGCTGGCCGTGGGCTGTATACGCGCCAGGAACGGGAAGTTTTACTGGTGGTGGTGCAGCGGTCCGAGGTCAGCCGCCTTAAAGCGCTGGTGGCGGCCATTGACCCGCGAGCCTTTGTCATTGTCAGCAATATCCATGAAGTTCTGGGCGAAGGTTTTCGCCAGTGGAGGAGATGA
- a CDS encoding helix-turn-helix transcriptional regulator — translation MRTALRRVRLQAGLTQSELARRVGLTRASYTNIEKGRKNPSVGTALRIARALNRPVEELFADESPAVQDARSGRRAMREEG, via the coding sequence ATGCGCACTGCCCTGCGCAGGGTCCGGCTCCAGGCCGGCCTGACGCAATCCGAACTGGCCCGACGGGTTGGGTTGACGCGTGCTTCCTACACGAACATCGAGAAGGGGCGCAAAAACCCTTCCGTGGGCACCGCCCTCCGCATCGCCCGGGCCCTCAACCGGCCGGTTGAGGAGCTCTTCGCCGACGAGTCCCCTGCCGTCCAGGACGCCAGGAGCGGAAGGAGGGCGATGCGGGAGGAAGGTTGA
- a CDS encoding 4Fe-4S binding protein, with amino-acid sequence MPYRITNACIACGDCTVVCPRQAITEDGRPHDGGGSNSWEGVAPGGVRNSSPGSPAAFFRITADCDACGCCREVCPAGAIIWED; translated from the coding sequence ATGCCTTACAGGATAACCAATGCCTGCATTGCCTGCGGCGATTGTACGGTGGTTTGCCCCCGGCAGGCCATTACGGAGGACGGCAGGCCCCATGATGGTGGCGGCAGCAATTCCTGGGAAGGAGTCGCACCCGGGGGGGTTAGGAACAGTTCCCCTGGCAGTCCGGCCGCTTTTTTCCGGATAACGGCTGACTGTGATGCTTGCGGCTGCTGCCGGGAGGTTTGCCCGGCCGGGGCCATTATCTGGGAGGATTAG
- a CDS encoding S-layer homology domain-containing protein produces the protein MRRQRHVRLLSMLVVAALLLAVMGGGLALAQGTPSAPVLPQSFWGSVKDASGNPIISGTVEAWMSGMKQDSIAIVNGQYGGPGGFDERLVVQGTSEEVGKTIEFYVNGVKANETYQYAPGEKTNLNLTVAGAPQPPQDTTPPAVVSTDPADGATGVGVDKTINVTFSESIQAGDAKEGVLVKDSAGNAVAVNTSIEGNILNVKPSTSLAYNTKYTVAIPAGAVKDAAGNNLAQAYVFSFTTSQAVTKVEISVPSDGKLDNFTMPPGASSVVLNQGGAQMEIPQGAFSGAAAITFKPVDNTGLPGASSIGQVFEIKIEKVTLSQPVTLRLPAPAGDRVRVFKLVGGRWVNLGGTVSGGYVEVSQNFFSLFAAANAPAPPTASPEPGSYTGSVQVTLSAESGATILYGLNAPPQNTYTAPITLTSNGTIRSVAVKDNLTSDEVNFAYTVTTSTGSSGGGGGGGGGGGGGGSTTPSTNRVEQPIQSSAATVAELSGVARVDVPAGAVSGTGATIAAEVKDDSLAAQAGMPLISKVVDVTLNNGTLSGQLTITLYYDKSKLAADQQPVACYYNASQGQWVRLEGSVDENAGTVSVTVDHLTTFAVFAAAKEETPPVTFKDMQGHWATGTVSRLASMGVISGYPDGTFKPDIQITRAEATAILARALKLAPGTEQDLKFKDNAAIPDWARGVVAAAAREGLVKGYPQPDGSVTFEPGRSISRAELAAIVVRILAMKSGAPAPAELKFTDTTSIPVWARRSVAQAVASGIVAGYPDNTFQAERPVTRAEAAAMILRLLDKIGT, from the coding sequence ATGCGCAGGCAGCGCCACGTAAGGCTCTTGAGCATGTTGGTGGTCGCTGCCCTGCTCTTAGCGGTGATGGGCGGAGGGCTGGCCCTTGCGCAGGGCACGCCCTCCGCACCCGTCTTGCCGCAGAGCTTCTGGGGCAGCGTGAAGGACGCGAGCGGTAATCCCATTATCTCTGGGACCGTGGAGGCTTGGATGAGCGGCATGAAGCAGGATAGTATCGCCATCGTCAACGGGCAGTACGGCGGTCCTGGTGGTTTTGATGAAAGGTTAGTCGTTCAAGGGACAAGCGAGGAAGTAGGTAAAACCATTGAATTTTATGTGAATGGTGTCAAAGCTAATGAAACGTACCAGTACGCGCCAGGAGAAAAAACGAACCTTAACTTGACCGTAGCTGGAGCACCCCAGCCTCCCCAAGATACTACCCCACCAGCGGTGGTCAGTACGGATCCGGCTGACGGTGCCACTGGAGTTGGGGTTGATAAGACTATCAATGTAACTTTCAGTGAAAGCATTCAGGCAGGAGATGCAAAGGAAGGCGTTTTAGTTAAGGACTCCGCGGGCAACGCGGTGGCTGTGAACACAAGCATCGAGGGCAATATTCTCAATGTAAAGCCAAGCACAAGCCTCGCATACAATACCAAGTACACCGTAGCCATCCCCGCCGGCGCTGTGAAAGACGCGGCGGGTAATAACCTAGCGCAGGCCTACGTGTTCAGCTTCACCACCTCCCAGGCAGTAACGAAAGTAGAAATAAGCGTGCCTTCTGATGGCAAGCTGGACAACTTCACCATGCCGCCTGGCGCTTCCAGCGTAGTTTTGAACCAAGGCGGCGCTCAGATGGAAATCCCGCAAGGCGCTTTTAGCGGCGCAGCAGCAATCACTTTCAAGCCTGTGGATAATACTGGGCTTCCCGGCGCCAGCTCGATAGGCCAGGTCTTTGAAATAAAGATCGAGAAAGTGACCCTTTCCCAACCGGTGACCCTGCGACTGCCTGCACCGGCCGGCGATCGGGTACGGGTGTTTAAGCTGGTAGGCGGCCGCTGGGTTAACCTTGGAGGCACCGTAAGCGGTGGATATGTAGAGGTAAGCCAGAACTTTTTTAGCCTCTTCGCCGCTGCCAATGCCCCGGCACCTCCTACAGCCAGCCCGGAACCCGGCAGCTACACTGGCAGCGTGCAGGTGACCCTTTCTGCGGAATCTGGCGCCACTATCCTTTACGGGCTTAACGCTCCCCCGCAGAACACCTACACAGCGCCCATAACGCTGACCTCGAACGGTACCATCCGGTCGGTGGCAGTGAAGGACAACCTCACCAGCGATGAGGTGAACTTTGCCTACACCGTAACCACTTCCACCGGCAGCAGCGGGGGCGGCGGTGGCGGTGGTGGGGGAGGCGGTGGCGGCGGCTCGACCACCCCTTCCACCAACCGGGTAGAGCAGCCCATCCAGTCCAGTGCGGCGACGGTAGCTGAACTCTCCGGCGTCGCCCGCGTTGACGTGCCGGCCGGGGCGGTTTCCGGCACGGGCGCGACCATCGCCGCCGAGGTGAAAGACGACTCCCTGGCCGCCCAAGCCGGCATGCCCCTCATCAGCAAAGTCGTCGACGTGACCCTGAACAACGGTACCTTGAGCGGGCAGCTAACCATCACCCTCTACTACGATAAAAGCAAGCTCGCCGCCGATCAGCAACCTGTGGCCTGCTATTACAACGCCAGCCAGGGGCAGTGGGTGCGCCTTGAAGGTAGCGTGGACGAAAATGCCGGCACGGTGTCAGTCACTGTCGACCACCTCACCACCTTCGCCGTCTTCGCCGCGGCCAAGGAAGAAACGCCGCCGGTGACCTTCAAGGACATGCAGGGCCACTGGGCCACCGGGACGGTCAGCCGCCTCGCGAGCATGGGCGTCATCTCCGGCTATCCAGATGGTACCTTTAAGCCTGACATCCAGATCACCCGGGCGGAAGCCACCGCCATCCTGGCGCGGGCGCTGAAGCTGGCTCCGGGCACCGAGCAGGACCTGAAATTTAAAGACAACGCCGCCATACCAGACTGGGCCCGTGGGGTCGTCGCAGCGGCTGCCAGGGAAGGGCTGGTGAAGGGTTATCCCCAACCGGACGGCTCGGTAACTTTTGAGCCCGGCCGCTCCATCTCCCGGGCGGAGCTGGCCGCCATAGTGGTCCGCATCCTGGCCATGAAGTCGGGCGCCCCGGCGCCGGCCGAGCTCAAGTTCACCGACACGACCAGCATCCCCGTCTGGGCGCGCCGGAGTGTGGCCCAGGCTGTAGCCAGCGGAATCGTCGCCGGTTATCCCGACAACACCTTCCAGGCCGAGCGACCCGTCACCCGGGCGGAAGCCGCGGCCATGATCCTGCGCCTTCTGGATAAGATTGGAACCTAG
- a CDS encoding GreA/GreB family elongation factor — translation MAKVTLSKATFENLVKHLVEVEEGKNKLVEQYFPEPSKERNEFVKLIEDYIKQIDQLIRNVNKSQTAGGQVPFVTIGSEVEVQDLDTQEVLKFCIVNPFHNSIGERDVSYISPVGKSLLLKKVGDEVEVNAPGGVFRYKIKSIQLRGG, via the coding sequence TTGGCTAAGGTTACCTTGTCGAAAGCTACCTTTGAAAATTTAGTCAAACACTTGGTAGAAGTCGAGGAAGGGAAGAATAAACTTGTTGAACAATATTTCCCTGAGCCGTCAAAAGAACGTAATGAGTTTGTGAAGCTTATTGAAGATTATATAAAACAGATTGACCAGCTTATTAGAAATGTAAATAAGTCACAAACTGCGGGCGGTCAAGTCCCCTTTGTCACTATCGGTAGTGAAGTTGAAGTTCAAGACTTGGACACCCAGGAAGTTCTTAAGTTTTGCATAGTGAATCCCTTTCATAATAGTATAGGGGAAAGAGATGTCTCATATATATCACCGGTAGGCAAATCATTATTATTAAAAAAAGTCGGTGATGAAGTAGAAGTAAATGCACCGGGCGGGGTATTCCGTTACAAAATAAAATCCATTCAACTGCGAGGTGGCTAA
- a CDS encoding transketolase family protein → MTKIATREAYGRALVELGRQNSQVVVLDADLSKSTMTHYFAQEFPERFFNMGIAEQSLMATAAGLALSGKIPFASTFAVFATGRAYDQVRNGIAYPKVNVKIGATHAGLTVGEDGASHQAIEDIALMRAIPNMTVIVPADGEETRQAVFAAAAHQGPVYLRLGRPAVPVIYNENYQFQIGRAHTLRQGKDAAIIACGVMVHEALKAAEELAAAGLDVMVVNMSTIKPLDREAVLAAAATGAVVTAEEHTVIGGLGSAVAEVLATEKPVPLAMVGIRDTFGESGKPDELMAKYGLTAADIVAAVKGLKGKKD, encoded by the coding sequence ATGACCAAGATTGCGACCAGGGAAGCTTACGGCAGGGCCCTGGTGGAGCTGGGACGGCAGAACAGCCAGGTAGTGGTCCTGGACGCCGACCTGTCCAAATCCACTATGACCCACTACTTTGCCCAGGAGTTTCCCGAGCGCTTTTTCAATATGGGTATCGCCGAGCAGAGCCTCATGGCCACGGCCGCCGGCCTGGCCTTGAGCGGCAAGATCCCCTTCGCCAGCACCTTTGCCGTCTTTGCCACCGGCCGCGCCTACGACCAGGTGCGTAACGGCATAGCCTATCCTAAAGTAAATGTTAAGATTGGGGCCACCCACGCCGGACTCACCGTGGGGGAAGACGGGGCTTCCCACCAGGCCATCGAAGACATCGCCCTCATGCGCGCCATCCCCAACATGACGGTCATCGTCCCGGCCGACGGGGAGGAAACCAGGCAGGCCGTCTTCGCGGCCGCCGCCCACCAGGGACCGGTGTACCTGCGCCTGGGCCGCCCGGCCGTGCCGGTTATTTACAACGAGAATTATCAATTCCAGATTGGGCGCGCTCACACCTTGCGACAGGGAAAGGATGCGGCCATTATCGCCTGCGGCGTCATGGTCCATGAGGCCTTGAAGGCAGCGGAAGAACTGGCCGCAGCAGGCCTGGACGTCATGGTTGTTAATATGAGCACCATCAAGCCCCTGGACCGGGAGGCGGTCCTGGCGGCGGCAGCCACCGGGGCGGTGGTGACAGCCGAAGAACACACCGTCATCGGCGGCCTGGGGAGCGCCGTCGCCGAGGTCCTGGCCACGGAAAAACCCGTCCCCCTGGCCATGGTCGGCATCCGCGACACCTTCGGCGAGTCCGGCAAGCCGGACGAGCTGATGGCCAAATACGGCCTGACGGCAGCAGACATCGTGGCGGCGGTGAAGGGGTTAAAGGGAAAAAAGGATTAA
- the prfB gene encoding peptide chain release factor 2 (programmed frameshift) encodes MLQDYKGRLEDLARRLEELRVSLDLEAATTEIERLEKEMLSPGFWEDRVRAEAVGKRLNYLKEKLARYQELERKYTEVRELWQLALDEEDTSLEAEIAGELAAVERQVEEQLLATLLNGRYDRHNAILSLHPGAGGTESQDWAAMLLRMYNRWAEDHGYQVELLDYLEGEEAGIKSATILVKGENAYGYLQAEKGVHRLVRVSPFDAAGRRHTSFASVDVIPEVTADEEVVINPDDLKIDTFRSQGAGGQHVNKTDSAVRITHLPTGLVVTCQNERSQHANRLAAMKILQAKLAALKRQEQEAELAQLRGEQREIAWGNQIRSYVFHPYSLVKDHRTEVETGNIQAVMDGQLDPFIHAYLHWQRRQNG; translated from the exons ATGCTACAGGACTATAAAGGCCGCCTGGAGGATTTAGCCCGGCGGCTGGAAGAATTGAGGGTTTCCCTT GACCTGGAAGCAGCAACGACAGAAATAGAACGCCTGGAAAAGGAGATGCTCAGCCCCGGCTTCTGGGAAGACCGGGTCCGGGCCGAGGCCGTGGGCAAACGCCTCAACTACCTTAAAGAAAAACTGGCCCGGTACCAGGAACTGGAGAGGAAGTATACCGAGGTCCGGGAACTCTGGCAATTGGCCCTGGACGAAGAAGATACATCCCTGGAAGCAGAGATCGCCGGGGAACTGGCCGCCGTAGAACGCCAGGTAGAGGAACAGCTCCTGGCCACCCTTTTGAACGGCCGCTATGACCGTCATAATGCCATCCTCTCCCTGCACCCCGGCGCCGGGGGCACGGAATCCCAGGACTGGGCCGCCATGCTCCTCAGGATGTACAACCGCTGGGCCGAAGACCACGGTTACCAGGTGGAACTCCTGGACTACCTGGAAGGGGAGGAGGCGGGGATTAAAAGCGCCACTATCCTCGTCAAGGGCGAGAATGCCTATGGCTACCTCCAGGCCGAGAAGGGCGTCCACCGCCTGGTGCGGGTTTCGCCCTTTGACGCCGCCGGTCGCCGGCATACCTCCTTTGCCTCCGTCGACGTTATCCCCGAGGTGACGGCCGATGAGGAAGTGGTCATTAACCCCGACGATTTAAAGATCGATACCTTTCGCTCCCAGGGTGCCGGGGGCCAGCACGTCAACAAGACGGATTCGGCGGTACGCATAACCCACCTGCCCACAGGGTTAGTCGTTACCTGCCAGAACGAGCGTTCCCAGCACGCCAACCGTCTTGCAGCCATGAAAATTCTCCAGGCCAAACTGGCGGCCTTAAAACGCCAGGAACAGGAGGCGGAACTAGCCCAGCTCCGAGGTGAGCAGCGGGAGATAGCCTGGGGGAACCAGATTCGTTCCTATGTTTTTCACCCCTACAGCCTGGTCAAAGATCATCGTACCGAGGTAGAAACAGGCAACATCCAGGCTGTCATGGATGGCCAGCTGGATCCCTTTATCCACGCCTATTTACACTGGCAGCGGCGCCAGAATGGGTAA
- a CDS encoding transketolase, whose product MTADFPELTATARRLRRHIIRMVGAAGSGHPGGSLSAVEIMTALYFKVMRLDPARPDWPERDRFVLSKGHAAPVLYAALAERGFFPVERITTLRQLGSPLQGHPDRKVLPGVEVSTGSLGHGLAVANGMALAGRLDGRDYHVYVLLGDGELEEGMVWEGAMAAAHYHLDNLTAIVDHNHLQIDGRVEDVMSPEPVADKFRAFGWEAKTIDGHDFGQILAALAWARQVKGKPAIIIAETIKGKGVSFMENEAGWHGKAPKPEEVEKALAELA is encoded by the coding sequence TTGACAGCAGATTTTCCAGAGTTAACGGCAACGGCGCGTCGGCTGCGGCGGCACATCATCAGGATGGTTGGCGCGGCCGGTTCCGGCCACCCCGGCGGGTCTTTATCGGCGGTAGAAATTATGACGGCCCTCTATTTTAAAGTCATGCGCCTGGACCCGGCCCGGCCGGACTGGCCGGAGCGGGACCGGTTTGTCCTTTCCAAGGGCCATGCCGCCCCGGTCCTTTACGCTGCCCTGGCGGAAAGGGGCTTTTTCCCGGTGGAAAGGATCACCACCCTGCGCCAGCTGGGCAGCCCCCTGCAGGGCCACCCGGACCGTAAAGTCCTGCCGGGAGTGGAGGTTTCCACCGGTTCCCTGGGCCACGGCCTGGCCGTAGCCAACGGCATGGCCCTGGCCGGCCGCCTGGACGGGCGGGATTACCACGTCTATGTCCTCCTGGGCGACGGCGAACTGGAAGAAGGCATGGTCTGGGAAGGGGCCATGGCCGCCGCCCATTATCACCTGGACAACCTGACGGCCATTGTCGATCACAATCATCTCCAGATTGACGGCCGGGTAGAAGACGTCATGTCACCGGAGCCGGTGGCTGATAAATTCCGCGCCTTTGGCTGGGAAGCAAAGACCATTGACGGCCACGATTTCGGCCAGATCCTGGCCGCCCTGGCCTGGGCGCGGCAAGTAAAGGGTAAACCGGCGATTATTATCGCTGAAACCATCAAGGGCAAAGGGGTCAGTTTCATGGAAAACGAGGCCGGCTGGCACGGCAAAGCCCCGAAACCGGAAGAAGTGGAAAAGGCCCTGGCCGAGCTGGCCTGA
- a CDS encoding radical SAM protein — protein MVAVRANLDLAKRYVAEKVLREAFGYMEKNPEENFPRLLHVARMLARKEVHKQQIAKVLEAYRQNPSIHAYVNRLFNLHPNVKQRLIYNWFVNAMLLGIPRQQQVEKETGVHIPNFFLLDPTSDCNLRCHGCWAGEYAHHDSLELDLVDRLCREAKEVGIYWLAMSGGEPFRWPHLFELAERHPDMTFMLYTNGTLIDDAVADRLVEVGNITPAISLEGWRERTDARRGKGVFDRVMAAMDALRERGLVFGVSLTITRENVEEVTSDAFIDFLLEKGVIYGWSFHYIPIGREPNPELMITPEQRAYLVERVAYIRNHKGLQLADFWNDGELTLGCIAGGRRYFHITASGAVEPCAFIHFSLDNIKEKSLMEVLQSPLFRAYQQRQPFSDNLLRPCPLIDVPAALRQIIAATGARPTHPGAETALSGPIGAYLDANAARWGAVADRIWQERHPVEAEKELTAGK, from the coding sequence ATGGTCGCCGTGCGTGCCAACCTGGACCTGGCCAAAAGGTACGTGGCCGAAAAAGTTTTACGGGAAGCCTTCGGTTACATGGAAAAAAATCCAGAAGAGAATTTCCCCCGCCTGCTGCATGTGGCCCGGATGCTGGCCCGGAAAGAAGTACATAAGCAGCAGATCGCCAAAGTCCTGGAGGCTTACCGGCAAAACCCCAGCATCCACGCCTATGTAAACCGCCTTTTTAACCTGCACCCCAATGTCAAGCAGCGCCTTATTTACAACTGGTTCGTCAACGCCATGCTCCTGGGCATCCCCCGCCAGCAACAGGTGGAAAAGGAGACGGGCGTCCATATTCCCAACTTTTTCCTGCTGGACCCCACCAGCGACTGCAACCTGCGCTGCCACGGCTGCTGGGCCGGGGAGTATGCCCACCATGACAGCCTGGAACTGGACCTGGTGGACCGCCTCTGCCGGGAGGCCAAAGAAGTGGGCATCTACTGGCTGGCCATGTCCGGGGGCGAGCCCTTCCGCTGGCCCCACCTCTTTGAACTGGCAGAAAGGCACCCGGATATGACTTTCATGCTCTACACCAACGGCACGTTAATTGATGACGCCGTTGCCGACCGCCTAGTGGAAGTGGGCAACATTACGCCGGCCATCAGCCTGGAAGGCTGGCGGGAACGCACCGACGCCCGCCGGGGCAAAGGCGTTTTTGACCGGGTCATGGCGGCCATGGACGCCTTGAGGGAACGGGGCCTGGTCTTTGGCGTTTCCCTTACCATTACCCGGGAAAACGTCGAGGAAGTAACCAGCGATGCCTTTATCGATTTCCTGCTGGAAAAGGGAGTTATTTACGGCTGGAGTTTCCACTACATTCCCATTGGCCGGGAACCCAATCCCGAACTGATGATCACTCCCGAGCAGCGGGCCTACCTGGTGGAGCGCGTGGCCTATATCCGTAACCACAAGGGCCTGCAGCTGGCCGATTTCTGGAATGACGGCGAACTGACCCTGGGCTGCATCGCCGGTGGCCGCCGCTACTTCCATATTACCGCCAGCGGGGCCGTCGAACCCTGCGCCTTTATCCACTTCTCCCTGGATAATATCAAAGAGAAAAGTTTAATGGAGGTGCTCCAGTCGCCCCTCTTCCGGGCCTACCAGCAGCGCCAGCCCTTCAGCGATAATCTGCTGCGTCCCTGCCCCTTAATTGACGTTCCCGCAGCCTTACGGCAGATCATTGCCGCCACAGGGGCCAGGCCTACCCACCCGGGGGCGGAAACGGCCTTAAGCGGACCCATTGGTGCCTACCTGGATGCCAATGCCGCTCGCTGGGGCGCAGTTGCCGATAGAATCTGGCAGGAACGCCACCCGGTGGAAGCAGAAAAAGAATTGACAGCCGGGAAATAA
- a CDS encoding ABC1 kinase family protein has product MSLRRRYIHLHRYRQVVNVLARYGFGYLLDQLGLGELILRRPRREAPLSPGARLRLALAELGPTFIKLGQILSTRPDLLPADIIAELARLQDRVPPFPFAAVQHTVEKELGQPLEQLFREFDPEPLAAASIGQVHRATLPGGNQVIVKVQRPGIAEQVRVDLEIIFDLARLAQRHTAYGQIYDFTQMVDEFARAMEGELDYTREGRHADRLRENLAGNPQVYIPAVYWDYTTVRVLTQEYVEAVKLNDLEEIDRRGYDRRRIATNLARAIYQQVLVDGFFHGDPHPGNLAVLPGEVIVFMDFGLVGALSEERQEQFINLMLGIIRRRSQDVLRTILAMGVVPDGVDRNALRHDIETLRDRYYHLALSQISLGRAVEELLQLAFKYRLRLPPELTLLAKTLITLEGLARELDPTLELAELAEPYGRELLRRRFSAGALWQALADNLSSTWEMLQHLPRQFQHIVEMLEGGELTLKIELLNLRSLVRQIDRIINKLTMSVVLLAFSIIMASLIISTALGAPGTSLFFRLPTLEIGFGAAGLMLLWLLVAMWRGSRD; this is encoded by the coding sequence ATGTCCCTGCGGCGCCGTTATATCCACCTCCACCGTTACCGCCAGGTAGTGAATGTCCTGGCCCGCTATGGTTTTGGCTATCTCCTTGACCAGCTGGGGTTGGGCGAGCTAATCTTAAGGCGACCGCGGCGGGAAGCCCCCTTATCTCCCGGAGCGCGCCTGCGCCTGGCCCTGGCTGAACTGGGTCCTACCTTTATCAAGCTGGGGCAAATTTTGAGCACCCGCCCCGACCTTTTGCCAGCGGATATCATTGCCGAGCTGGCCCGCCTCCAGGACCGGGTGCCGCCCTTTCCCTTCGCCGCAGTTCAACATACGGTAGAAAAGGAGCTGGGCCAGCCCCTGGAACAACTCTTTCGCGAATTTGATCCCGAGCCCCTGGCGGCCGCCTCCATTGGCCAGGTACACCGGGCCACCCTGCCCGGGGGCAACCAGGTCATCGTTAAGGTCCAGCGGCCGGGCATAGCAGAACAGGTGCGGGTGGACCTGGAAATTATCTTCGACCTGGCCCGCCTGGCCCAGCGCCATACGGCTTACGGCCAGATCTATGACTTCACCCAGATGGTAGACGAATTTGCCCGCGCCATGGAGGGAGAACTGGATTATACCCGGGAAGGCCGCCATGCCGATCGCCTGCGGGAAAACCTGGCCGGCAACCCCCAGGTCTATATTCCGGCCGTTTACTGGGATTATACCACTGTGCGGGTGCTGACCCAGGAATATGTAGAGGCGGTAAAACTAAACGACCTGGAAGAAATAGACCGGCGGGGTTATGACCGCCGGCGGATAGCCACCAATCTGGCCCGGGCCATTTACCAGCAGGTCCTGGTGGATGGCTTTTTCCACGGCGATCCCCACCCGGGGAACCTGGCGGTACTGCCGGGGGAAGTGATTGTCTTTATGGATTTTGGCCTGGTGGGGGCTTTAAGTGAGGAGCGCCAGGAGCAGTTTATCAACCTGATGCTGGGCATCATCCGCCGCCGCAGCCAGGATGTCCTGCGGACCATTTTGGCCATGGGCGTGGTGCCGGACGGGGTGGATAGGAATGCCCTGAGGCATGACATTGAAACCCTGCGCGATCGCTATTACCACCTCGCTTTAAGCCAGATCAGCCTGGGCCGGGCCGTTGAAGAGCTGCTGCAGCTGGCCTTCAAATATCGTTTACGCCTGCCGCCGGAACTAACCCTGCTGGCCAAGACCCTTATTACCCTGGAAGGCCTGGCCCGGGAATTGGACCCCACCCTGGAGCTCGCTGAACTGGCCGAGCCCTATGGCCGGGAACTCTTACGCCGGCGCTTTAGTGCCGGGGCCCTCTGGCAGGCCCTGGCTGATAACCTGTCTTCCACGTGGGAGATGCTGCAGCACTTGCCCCGCCAGTTCCAGCATATAGTGGAAATGCTGGAAGGGGGAGAATTAACTCTTAAAATTGAACTCCTCAATTTACGCTCCCTGGTGCGGCAGATTGACCGGATTATTAATAAACTAACCATGAGCGTAGTCCTGCTGGCCTTCAGCATCATCATGGCCAGCCTGATTATCAGTACGGCCCTGGGAGCGCCCGGTACCAGCCTCTTTTTCCGCCTGCCCACCCTCGAGATTGGTTTTGGCGCTGCCGGTTTAATGCTTTTGTGGCTGCTGGTGGCCATGTGGCGGGGTAGTCGTGATTGA
- a CDS encoding helix-turn-helix transcriptional regulator, producing MIVLKFGESLKELRQRKGLRQEDVARMVGVERPTVANWERGTKQPGLETLVRLSRLFGVSLDELVGVERAAAPLPLASYRSLAADPLVKLLSERTGVPAKNIAAFIAALQIPDDV from the coding sequence ATGATCGTGCTGAAGTTCGGCGAGTCGCTAAAGGAGCTGCGCCAGCGGAAGGGCCTGCGGCAGGAAGACGTGGCCAGGATGGTCGGCGTCGAGCGTCCCACTGTCGCCAACTGGGAGCGCGGGACGAAGCAGCCCGGCCTGGAGACGCTGGTCAGGCTGAGCCGACTCTTTGGTGTTTCCCTGGACGAGCTGGTGGGCGTCGAAAGAGCCGCTGCCCCGTTACCCCTGGCCAGCTATCGTTCCCTGGCCGCCGACCCACTGGTCAAGCTGCTGTCCGAGCGCACCGGCGTCCCGGCCAAAAACATCGCCGCCTTTATCGCCGCCCTCCAGATCCCGGACGATGTATAA